One genomic segment of Alicycliphilus denitrificans K601 includes these proteins:
- the azu gene encoding azurin has product MHTLWKPLAMALVVGAGAHAAWAADCATEINGNDAMQYDKTSISVPASCKQFTVTLKHTGKLPKATMGHNWVLAKTADMQGVVADGVAAGLGKNYVKDGDTRVLAHTKVVGGGESDAVTFATSALKAGGPYSYFCSFPGHSVVMKGSLALAK; this is encoded by the coding sequence ATGCACACACTCTGGAAGCCCCTGGCGATGGCCCTCGTGGTCGGCGCCGGCGCGCACGCGGCATGGGCCGCCGACTGCGCCACCGAGATCAATGGCAATGACGCCATGCAGTACGACAAGACGAGCATCAGCGTGCCCGCCAGCTGCAAGCAGTTCACCGTCACGCTCAAGCACACGGGCAAGCTGCCCAAGGCGACCATGGGCCACAACTGGGTGCTGGCCAAGACGGCCGACATGCAGGGCGTGGTGGCCGACGGCGTGGCGGCCGGCCTGGGCAAGAACTACGTCAAGGACGGCGACACGCGCGTGCTGGCCCACACCAAGGTCGTGGGCGGCGGCGAGTCCGACGCGGTGACCTTTGCCACCAGCGCGCTCAAGGCCGGCGGGCCGTACAGCTATTTCTGCTCGTTCCCGGGGCATTCGGTCGTCATGAAGGGCTCGCTGGCGCTGGCCAAGTGA
- a CDS encoding YgiQ family radical SAM protein encodes MNAPIDVSFFPRHAKPLTSYRPYWAKRFGPAPYLPMSRAEMERLGWDSCDVVLVTGDAYVDHPSFGMAVIGRVLEAQGFRVGIIAQPDWHSADAFKALGKPNLFWGVTAGNMDSMINRYTADRKIRSDDAYTPGDVGGKRPDRAAVVYSQRCREAYKDVPIVLGGIEGSLRRIAHYDYWSDKVRRSIVVDSKCDILLFGNAERALVEVAHRIAQRQPVESITDVRGTAFVRRASEPGWFEIDSTEVDEPGRVDELINPYMTTSEQAAAQGQACAQEDAPSSIAASACQESAGGKKDLKPVQFIPNPALPARGRSGRALPPRGRTVIRLPGYEQVKADPVLYAHANRVLHLETNPGNARALVQAHGEGRAARDVWLNPPPIPLTTAEMDWIFGLPYARNPHPGYADEKGGFEGATKIPAWEMIRASINIMRGCFGGCTFCSITEHEGRIIQSRSEDSILAEVEDIRDKVKGFTGTISDLGGPTANMYRLGCRSPEIEAACRKPSCVFPGICQNLHTDHGPLINIYRRARRLPGIKKILIGSGLRYDLAVQSPEYVKELVQHHVGGYLKIAPEHTEAGPLSKMMKPGIGNYDRFKQMFEQYTAEAGKKQYLIPYFIAAHPGTTDEDMLNLALWLKKNGFRADQVQAFYPSPMASATAMYHTGRNTLTRVRRQMRDAAEEQVDTVRGEKRRRLHKAFLRYHDPNNWPLLREALKSMGRADLIGNGKHHLIPTFQPLVDGGYQSARRKNSTAPKGGAPGVGYAINKDGKAVALRRRPQEQQEPQGDVRFRTAQPRPGQMLSQHTGLPPRKRR; translated from the coding sequence ATGAACGCCCCTATCGATGTCTCCTTCTTTCCGCGCCACGCCAAGCCCCTGACCAGCTACCGCCCGTACTGGGCCAAGCGCTTCGGCCCGGCGCCCTATCTGCCGATGAGCCGCGCCGAGATGGAGCGGCTCGGCTGGGACAGCTGCGACGTCGTGCTGGTGACGGGCGACGCCTACGTGGACCACCCGAGCTTCGGCATGGCCGTGATCGGCCGCGTGCTGGAGGCGCAGGGCTTTCGCGTGGGCATCATCGCCCAGCCCGACTGGCACAGCGCCGACGCCTTCAAGGCGCTGGGCAAGCCCAACCTGTTTTGGGGCGTGACGGCGGGCAACATGGATTCCATGATCAACCGCTACACGGCGGACCGCAAGATCCGCAGCGACGACGCCTACACCCCCGGCGACGTGGGCGGCAAGCGCCCCGACCGCGCGGCCGTCGTCTACAGCCAGCGCTGCCGCGAGGCGTACAAGGACGTGCCCATCGTGCTCGGCGGCATCGAGGGGAGCCTGCGCCGCATCGCCCACTACGACTACTGGAGCGACAAGGTGCGCCGCTCCATCGTGGTGGACAGCAAGTGCGACATCCTGCTGTTCGGCAACGCCGAGCGCGCCCTGGTCGAGGTGGCGCACCGCATCGCCCAGCGCCAGCCGGTGGAGAGCATCACCGACGTGCGCGGCACGGCCTTCGTGCGCCGCGCGTCGGAGCCCGGCTGGTTCGAGATCGACTCCACCGAGGTGGACGAGCCCGGCCGCGTCGACGAGCTCATCAACCCCTACATGACCACGAGCGAGCAGGCCGCGGCCCAGGGCCAGGCTTGCGCGCAGGAGGATGCTCCTTCTTCCATAGCTGCAAGCGCTTGCCAGGAAAGCGCTGGAGGCAAAAAAGACCTGAAGCCCGTGCAATTCATCCCCAACCCGGCGCTGCCGGCCCGGGGGCGCAGCGGCCGCGCCCTGCCGCCGCGCGGCAGGACGGTGATCCGCCTGCCCGGCTACGAGCAGGTCAAGGCCGACCCCGTGCTCTACGCCCACGCCAACCGCGTGCTGCACCTGGAGACCAACCCCGGCAACGCCCGCGCGCTGGTGCAGGCGCATGGCGAGGGCAGGGCGGCGCGCGACGTGTGGCTGAACCCGCCGCCCATCCCCCTGACCACGGCCGAGATGGACTGGATCTTCGGCTTGCCCTATGCGCGCAACCCCCACCCGGGCTATGCCGACGAGAAGGGCGGCTTCGAGGGGGCCACCAAGATCCCCGCGTGGGAGATGATCCGCGCCTCCATCAACATCATGCGCGGCTGCTTCGGCGGCTGCACCTTCTGCTCCATCACCGAGCACGAGGGGCGCATCATCCAGAGCCGCTCCGAGGACTCCATCCTTGCCGAGGTGGAAGACATTCGCGACAAGGTCAAGGGCTTCACCGGCACCATCTCCGACCTGGGCGGCCCCACGGCCAACATGTACCGCCTGGGCTGCCGCAGCCCCGAGATCGAGGCCGCCTGCCGCAAGCCCAGCTGCGTGTTCCCCGGCATCTGCCAGAACCTGCACACCGACCACGGCCCGCTCATCAACATCTACCGCCGCGCGCGCAGGTTGCCGGGCATCAAGAAGATCCTGATCGGCTCGGGCCTGCGCTACGACCTGGCGGTGCAGTCGCCCGAGTACGTGAAGGAACTGGTGCAGCACCACGTGGGCGGGTACCTCAAGATCGCGCCCGAGCACACCGAGGCAGGGCCGCTGTCGAAGATGATGAAGCCCGGCATAGGCAACTACGACCGCTTCAAGCAGATGTTCGAGCAGTACACGGCCGAGGCGGGCAAGAAGCAGTACCTGATCCCGTACTTCATCGCCGCCCACCCCGGCACCACCGACGAGGACATGCTGAACCTGGCCCTCTGGCTCAAGAAGAACGGCTTTCGCGCCGACCAGGTGCAGGCCTTCTACCCCAGCCCCATGGCCAGCGCCACGGCCATGTACCACACGGGCCGCAACACCCTGACCCGCGTGCGCCGCCAGATGCGCGACGCCGCCGAGGAGCAGGTGGACACCGTGCGCGGCGAGAAGCGCCGCCGCCTGCACAAGGCCTTCCTGCGCTACCACGACCCGAACAACTGGCCGCTGCTGCGCGAGGCCCTGAAGAGCATGGGCCGCGCCGACCTGATCGGCAACGGCAAGCACCACCTGATCCCCACGTTCCAGCCGCTGGTCGATGGCGGCTACCAGAGCGCGCGCAGGAAGAACAGCACCGCGCCCAAGGGCGGCGCGCCCGGCGTGGGCTACGCCATCAACAAGGACGGCAAGGCCGTCGCGCTGCGCCGCCGCCCGCAGGAGCAGCAGGAGCCCCAGGGCGACGTGCGCTTCCGCACGGCCCAGCCCCGGCCGGGGCAGATGCTGTCCCAGCACACGGGCCTGCCGCCGCGCAAGCGGCGCTAA